The Lactuca sativa cultivar Salinas chromosome 2, Lsat_Salinas_v11, whole genome shotgun sequence genome includes the window TCTGCAAGTCAATCAACaaatatagagtaaattacatttttggtccctgttccaagtaaaatgactTTTTGGTCCCTGAATATGTTTCGCAGATTTGGTCctcaaaatagtcattttactagAAACAGGGACCAAAAACGTTACAAgaacctcaaataaggaccaaaattgcaagagaAAATGTTTTGGGACCAAAAGTGTAACTTAGATTTAAGAATAGAGAAATGGAATTGGAAAGATACCTCCAAAGTTTCAATAGGCCTTGGAGCATAGGCTTCCCTGTAAGAAACAGCCTTTCTTTGCCTTTTTCCTCTACCTAAAGCAGCTTCCTCCTCACTCTGATATTTCTCCCATCTACAAAGGAATGGAATGACGaatgaatggaatggaatggaatggcaAGGGTAATGGAATAAACAAGGGAATGGAATGAGTCACATTACCTCACACGAAGAAGCCTGTCCCATTCATTTTCTTCAACAACATTTCCTGAATTATCCTCTTTCTTTTCCAGATTTTGAGCAGTGGCATCATCAATTACATCCACAAGTGATTCCGTTCCCCCTTGTTCTTCATTGGATTCATCATTCCAATCCAGAGACTATTTGAGCAAAGACAATAAAAAATCAATAAAGTCGAATTTTCCCATTTGTCACTATTCACATTCTAAAAAAATCCTTTGACCGATTTACAAACCAAACAGAATACACAAAGGAATGGAATAGAATTCCGATTCCTTCCAAAACATCTTAATGCAATCAACTAATTTGTAGCATAAAAATACGATTATATAAAATCCCCATAAGAAGAAAAGAATTGAACATACCTTAACTGAGCCAAGCATATCATTTTCCTCAGCTTCACCATTTTCAGTCAACACAGAGTCAACGTTTGACCGGTCAAGCAACTTCAGAATCGCTGATTCATCCCAAACAATCATTGAATTCCCATCTGTACACTTATCCTGATACACATCCCCTAATCCCCCAACCTTTCTCCTACTCTTATGTTCACCCACAATTTCTTCCACTTTATTATTTTCCCCCACATCTTTCCCATTTTGCCCCAACCCATCATTAAACAACTCCTCAGTCCCCCATCTCAAAATATCCTCCACCTCCTTCTGGGACCCACTCTTATTCACAAAAAGCTGATCAAGCATCAGTTTCTTCTTAGCCAACTGCAGAATCCTCTCTTCAACACTCGCCCTAACAACAAGCCTATACACCAAAAGCCTCTTAGATTGCCCAATTCTATGAGCCCTATTCATTGCTTGAATATCAGCATGAGGGTTAAAATCGGAATCATAAATTATCACAGTGTCAGCAGTTGCTAAATTGATCCCAAGTCCACAAGATCTTGTGGATAAAAGAAACACAAACCGACTTTTATCATTGTTAAATCTTGAAATTGCCATCTGTCGATCTGCTATTGAAACAGATCCATCCACTCTCTCAAAAGTTTCCCTCCCGAATTCAATGTTTAAATAATCCTCCAAAATGTCTAAAAGTTTTGTCATTTGTGAAAAGATTAACACTCGATGACCTTCCTTTTTCAAGATTTTCAGCATGGAATGAAGTAAAGTTAGCTTTGCAGAAGCTTTGATTCTCATATCATGAAGGAATTCCATTGTCCCTGATTCCggttccgtccccggaatcagaTACGGGTGATTACAAACTTTCCTCAATTGCATTACAATGTTCAACATAGATTGCTGCGGAATCCCCTTTCCGATGTTCCTTAAAACCTGATAGTTTTTAGTCAACATCGCACGATAATACTCAGCTTGAATTTTAGACAACTCAACAGGAACCATTCGTTCGGTTTTCGGGGGTATATTCGTCATTGCGTCCTTTTTCAACCGCCTAAGCATATGTGGGGCCACGAGTTTTTTCAATTCATCAACTTTTTCAGCAGTTGAAAGATCATTAAAACGATCTTCAAATGAAGTCAATGAAGGAAAGGAAGAAGGTTGCaagaaatttagtaaattatacatCTCTCCTATGTTGTTTTGTAGGGGCGTTCCTGTCAATAACACACGATGATTGAAGGAAAACGTGTTGAGTAAACTAAAAAGCTTACTACTTGAGTTTTTAAGCCTATGCCCTTCATCAACTACAAGAACTTCCCATTGGACCCCACGTAAGTGACTCGAATCAGCAAGAACCATTTCATATGTTGTCAAAAGAACATTAAATTTGtaactttttgtttttttatttgaatCATTTGCATGCCATTCGAATTGTCTCATTAGTGATCTGGCGCGTGCACACCCGTGGTATTCCAATACGTTCAAATTCGGGGCCCACACTGAGAACTCCGACATCCAATTTGGCATTGTGGAGAGAGGAACCAAAACTAGACATGGTAATCTTGCTTTGAATTCAAAGTTTAATGAAGAAAGAAACGCACATGCGGATATTGTTTTCCCTAATCCCATTTCATCTGCCAGAATTACGTTTTTACCCCTGTGCCAGCATTTTCGCAGCCAGTTTAATGCTTCGAGTTGATGTGGGAATAATTGTCCTCCTAACTCTTTAGGTTGTTGGGTTAGATTGATCACATCACTTTGTTGACTTTTTTGTTGACTTTTTCCTTTATCTGAATCTTTTTCAATTGCTAACCTCTCGAATTGATTGAATAAGTCGATTAAATGAGAGTTTTTTGCGATTATGGGCTCATCTGTCTTTTCCCATGTGCATTCATCGTATGGAAGACCAGTCCATTTCACAAAAACTTCTGTTGATTCTTTAGATGAATGTAAAGCAATCACACGTTGTGGAATCTTCCATTGTTCTTCACAAATGTTTATCACTGTGAACCCGTATTTTGCTTTGTAGTTGTCTAGTTTTCTTTTTGCTAAAACTTTTAATCTTGATTCAGGTACCCAAGTGTTGTGGATGTTGGATTTTCCAACCCATTtcactaaaaactcataagataaAGATTTTGGAGACAAGTCTAAATCTTTCTTCTTACCCTCTACAGATTCAAGAACAGAAGGTAGTTCCCCAGCTTTTGTTGCTTCAATACTCTCTTTGATTGGAATCTTTTCAGGGTTTTTTGCCAAATCTTCTGATTTTGATGCAGAAGTGTCGTTTTTTATCTCATCTGTGGCTAAAGAATCAAGATCATTCTTTTCTTCCATAGAATCATTGACCATAGGGGCATTCATTTTCTCTACCCCTGTATCATTCTCAAGAATCATTTGATCTGAATTACTCTCATCATTCTTAGTGTCCTCTGTTGGAATTTCAGCATCTGTAACTTTTGGAGTTGTGGGGTTTTCATTTTTCTCTGATGTTCCATTTTCTTCAGACTCTGTTGATTTGTTTTCAAGAACTTGTATTCGACAACCAAGGACCTTATCAACCTTGAACATACAGACAGAAACATGGATGTGAATATAGGGTCGGGAAGATTCTTTAAGATGTGGCTAAAAGGGTAATTTGGGTAATACCTGTTGCATTTTCTCATGGGCATGAACTGAATCTTTCATCAATTCGATAACTTTATCTGATTCGTGTGATTCATGTGATGGATTTGCATCTTCTTCAAGCTCCATCTGTTTAGTAGAAAAAAGTAGACATCATATCATGAAAAAAGTAGCAAGAATTTCATATAATTGAAAGTATAAGGGCTAAAATGGAAGTATATTGATACCTTGTCTTTCAACTCGATATCCCCAACTTTACTTCCCATGTCATTTTTAGACAAAGATTTAGTCTTTGCCTTTGCATGCTTAACAGACTTCTGTTTTTTTTTAGATTTACTTGTTTCACTAACTTCCAAATCCGTTTTTTCACGTTTTCTAGAACCATCCGGAAGCTTCTTTTCAACATCATCTAAAGGAGGAGCCTTTCGTTTTCTTTTCGTTGACTTTTTGGTTGACCCTTCCGACACATCAACATCTTTCTTTTCTTTAGATCGATCTTTGACACGTTTCTTCTTTGGTTTTTCTTCCTTTTTCTCCAACTCAATAACCTTTTCAGGAGTGCTTGACTTTGTTTCTTCCAAATcagtttctttttctttcttgatatctaCAAATGATGAACTATTTTCAAGAGATCCATCAATGGCTGATAAATCCACTTTTGGGCTTAATGGAAATGATTTCACTTTGGTTGATGACTTTTTCTTAACACCTGTACTCCTCAAAATTCTAGATACTTTATCTGTTTTTGAAgttttacttttacttttggATTTCCCAATTGTAACCTTGGTTCTTGCCCTTTTTGAAGTTGGATCCGGTTTTTCAATCACATCAACCGAATTAGTTTCTGAACAGCAGTTTGGGCATCTCCATTTTCCATTTGGGATTCGCttataaaccaaaaataaaataacaaaaaggataAAGGTCTATTTAGTATGATAGAATGGAATCACAAAGGCATGCAATGCAAAAAGTAATGGAATGACAAAGGTAATGGAATGGAATGGGCCATTTTaacatgttgtttgttatgtatAATTAGAAAACTTGacaaataaagaaaaaacatTACTTTATAAAAAGAAAACTTTAGTTACATTATCGTTAGATAAATTGCATAAGCATATTTCATTTCGTTTACAATGTATATTATATGTATTTCAAATAGTCAAATAAGTAactgaagttttgaaatttgtaaaaaaaagttAATGCTGTTGAAAGTAATATAAATATAAGGGATCACAATCCATAGGGAAATGCTTCATTCCATTCCTTTAAGGCAAACAAACAGGATTTTCTAATTCCGATTCCATTCCCTCTTCGATTAAGGTAAACATCATAAGAAATGGAGGATCAAATATGAATTAGACAAACCTTAAGAGGAGGATCTAAACACCCAATATGATAAGTTTTAGGGCATCCATCACAACAGAGTAAATCACCACCAAGATCACAAATCACACATTCAAAGTAGGACTGAAAAtataaacacaaaacaataaatggTTAACAAATACGAGTAGTTCTTTAAACTTTAAAGTAAGATGGGAAAAGACAAAACTAACCCCATCATTTCCTTTCTTTTTGGAAGGGGAATGATCAGAAGAATTGTCTTTATTAGCCTTGCATTTAGATGATGTACTTGTGTGAGAGTCTGAAGGTGTAGAATCTTGTTTGTTTCCATTTGACTTAACTGGACCAAAAGATGTCTTTTTTCTCTTGCGTTTCAAGACCCAATTTCCATTTATGACATCACTCGTTGATGATTCGTTATTCTTCATTTTTTGATCCAAATGTTTCATTTTAGAAGCTTGAATCGCATGAATTAATTTGGTAAATCATTGCATGTGTTCATGTGTTCAACCCCCAATTCTCTGCACCAAAAGAAATATATAAATGATGCCTAAAGAAGAACCAATGAGTTAAAGATTATTATAAAAAATTCATAAACTTGGCACGTATCACCCTCAAGAACCATAATTTGTGAAGTCCAAATCTACCACAAAGTTACCGCAAGAATGTTAGGCCAAAACATTCTTGAAAAACGGTTTTAGAATTCATGTAAACCACATTTTGGAAATTGACCATAAAAGAAAGCCCTATGATCTTTAATGGAAAAGAAGTAAGGGGAACAAAGTATAATTCATGAACTAGTATCTATGAGAAATGAATAAAAAGAAAGAATTCAAAAGTAGAAATGGTGCATCTCAATAAGGAAAGTCAACAAGCTTCATCATTGAAGCACCTCATTTAATACAAACTCCCTTTTATCACTTTGATGTTTCATATAGTAAAGGCATTATGTATCTAGCTAGCAATTACTCGAACAACTTGATGAAAATTCGACAAAACCATTAAAATAATTCATAAAGGTTAAACTCCCTCATTTCAATTTAACTTGCAACACTTGTGTTACATGGATATTAATTACCCTTACACAATGACAAAAAAGATTGGAGATGTTTAAAAAAAAGTAAACCTTTTATGGACACAAAATCAACATTGTTTCCAATTATTAAGGGGACAGATAGGGCATTCTCAAAAGAATGCCAACTACATAAGAAACCGAATTGCAACATAACATAAAGGTCCAAAAAAACAGGAAAATATGTTTTTGTGATGTCAATTAACATTAATAACACAATGCCACCAAAATCCGGACATGATTGTTATCAAAGTGTTTACTAAATTCGTATTAAGGATACAAAGAAGCAAAAATCGTCAATCAAAGCAAATGTTTGGCACAATCTTTTGTCGACCAGTAGAAGAACATAATGTAAGCAGCTTAATTACTTAAACTCATTGTTTGATTAATGAATCAAGTGCAATTAAAGCTTTCACGATATCCAAGCATGCCAAGTAAGGAAATTGGAGTCCGCATTTATGCATCTCAATGCAAGTAATTAGAAATACAATCAAGAAAAGTAATAAAAACGAAGACGCAGCTTATATAGAAACTCCATTAACAATGAATTCAAACAACATCCCACCATTTTTGACAAGGTCAAACATTGAACAGTCAAAGCTAATTCAATGAAGCCCCTTTTTACTTGATCAACCGCGTACATTCAACAACTCCCACTACCAAACCCAGAACCCCAATTCAGCAAAACCCATTTTACAAAATCACACAAAGATCGAAAATTGAGAGTAGAGAGAGCAAAATTCACCCTAATCGAACAAGAAACGGCTCAAATTAAGAGAAATAAAGAAAACCCACCAACCAATTAACCAAAATACAAGTAAAGATGAACTTACCAGCCTTTGAAGGAGTAGATCAAAGAGAGAAGGATGTTGAGCAAGAAAGCACAGGAGATTGATGGGTTTAGAAGCGGGGTTTGTGTTCTAGGGCATGCGGGAGAAGGGGGCAAATcgaataaatagagagagagaaagaaagagtatATGACACGTAATCGCCGGGGATGAGGGTCACATATATAGATAGATAAATGAGATTTGGACTTTGGAATTGCACAGCACACACACACTGACATGGGTTTTGGTGTGTGTGTTGTTGCGAAGAGAGAGACTCCGtagaaagagaaaaagggtgttcTTCATCCAATTCCATCTTGCCACGTGGAACCGTCAGGACAACTACTGTCCCCTtccgctctctctctctccacaaaGACTCACCTTTATTCATGTTTTTCTCCTTCATCGCCCatgtctagagagagagaaagagagctcTTCTCTTCTTCTCATGATCATATCAACTGCTTTCTGCGTGCTGCATTGCTTATCTTTTTATATTTGCAGCCTGCGATTTTGCTTTTCTTTTAACCTTTTTCTCCTTCCTAACAGAAAAGATTCCTTGAGAGTATACTcaataaatggccatgagttacCAACATAAACTTATGAGAATATATAGAGAATAAACTCGATAACAAATTATCTTGTGTGAATCTTTAATCAACATATATGTATATTTACTGAAAATATAAGTGAATTATCACCAATTAACCGAATTTACAATCAATTGATTAATTTACTTATAAAAACTAGAATCAAAGATCCTATCGATTTCTAGAGTCAAACAACCTACATTTTTCAAACCGTTTTTCGTAAAACATAAGACATGCAACGTTACATCGAGGTAGAAGTCAAACGAGCAATAAGTTGAACGGTTAACCTTTTATGGATGGCaagattaattaaaaaaaactacaTTCATGTTCTTAGGTCATTAGGTCATAATATTGCTAAATTGTTAATTTACAATAGAGATACCATTATCATGGCAAACGTGAAGAGTATCTTCCTTAGCATGGAGTTATATGATCATATTAAAAGTCTAGGAGACGACATCGAAAGTAATGGTCATTGTTTAAATACTGAAAGAAGTGGACCTAAAGACACTAAAAAGGACATAATAAAGGAAGATCTAGATCACACATATTGGGTTGTCTGGAAAAATCCAACTAATAAAGTTATGCAAATACTGCAAGGAAGACATTCATTGGATCAAAGATTATCCAAGATTGAAGGTAAAGAACCATGCAGTCGAAACATCCTCATTTGTCATCATTAATGATAGTGAATATGCATTTTTGGCAACTATCCACGAATTTGacaaccatcatcaacatcagtGAGTGTTGGATTCGAGAGCCTCTTTTAACATAACACCAATTCATGATTTTGATGCAATGCTTAGAGGATAATTAAGGTAATAATATTCTAATGGAAGAATAACTATGTTTGTAAGTTTTTAAGTGTAAGAATCGTGAAAATCAAGATATAGGACATGTACATACACCTTCGGATGTGAGGTATATTCCATCAGTGTCAAAATCACTTTGTTCTCTTGGATAAAGGACAAGTAATGATTTGCATTGTGATAGATCAAAAAATAACATGATGCTTTAAGGACTATGAACAAAAAATAAGGTGATAACTCAAGAAAATAGTATGATGGTCTTGTAAATAGTTATTATATATAATGGATCTTTTATGACTTTTCATGTATGAACCCACAGTATCAATCATAATTAGtagtaaaatatttttttaattattgcaCACTATTTCTAACAGATTGCCATATGTGTAAAGGATAAAGCAAACATCTATATAGATGGTGATAAATGTCTAGCAACACACCACCACTCTTGATTATATGTGAGTTTAGCTTCCACAAAGCCAGCGTTAACTCTTAAACAGGTAAATGCTTTATCTTATTCATTATCCCTTTGTTTTAACATAATTAAACACGAGGCGTGGATTTTAATCACTCGTGAAAAGTGACCTAACAGCCAAAGATGGCCAAATAATCATTAGTTTCATGTCATACCTGAGTGTAGCCTTTATAACTGTCATGTTTTAGGTTTGACATACTTCTAAGTATAACACTACGTTCACTTAAAACCCATACACATCCCAAGTTAGAAGACAAAGAGACGTACTGAATTCTCCAAGATATATCACGAATAAGTTCAGGAAGTGCAACGTTTTTTcagtttttcttgaaaaataTGGTAAGTGTTATGTGGTTGTTGGGATTCAGACAGATGAGGGGCATATGAATTTCCCTTAACTGTCTGAAAGGCGGAGCAGTGGCGGCGCcagccaccttgaggattactgatggccgcatGGGTAAGGCGGAGGCGCCTGTAgtgaagagcagggcatttcaaCTGACCACCGATGAGGCCCGTGCAACACCGGATGTGGTTACATGTATGTGATGAtgggttttatatatttcaacatcctatggtgcacatacaaccctaaataccttggatctatgttttcacaaattatacatgcaatgatgtttccaaggtattgatcctataactagcatgcaattgttATATAccatacaagatactagttagagtaacatactttttatgtagcttgaagtattgatgtatttggccttaagagcttagctccAATAGTtcggaagcctcaaatgaagtcacaacacatcatggacaaaggtagACATTTGAGACAGAATCTTCAtacaccaaaacacctccatgaactccaagaacatgccTTTTCGTTTTTGGCTATGAatgaacatatttatatgtaggattccaagggtcatgggtataacccaaatccatacacaTGAgtgttatgatccatggttcatgtggcccaactctttatgtatccatacataaacttggtccaacatggatcataagcccaacacatataaatatatctaattaccataattagtccccatagatttaattagtctcctttgattactaaattaattcttgatcaatactaattaaaacatatgatttcgtattaatatattataacttataatatattaataaatcatatataaccttctctcaaaagtccatcctaacaaattgtcctgatgatatgcaacccaaatggaccatgctactctcggtccGAGTACATACcagtaatagttatgggcttagacatataatccaacagtctcccacttggataagtctaaaactattattgcaagtatgactccaaaacctgactagcaatcgtagctcttaaaagccgttgtcgaactctgacctagtcaatgacatgtccattagataagggatcatatattcctccattctagatatcatatgaactaagacatggattataatcattctctctgtctatttgttgtttcccgatttccgatttatgacgaccgactaattgaacaaattcaaatcagtccaggcctagctaagcacttacgtttgtcatcactaaatcaccgaggggcccacggatatcgcttttatccctccaaggataaaaggaatggataaacttcgactcatatgcttgtactaactacttgttgaatcatacacaaaggcacgttttataacatcaagttactgatgcgttttcgtacaatcaatgtacaaccaactcatagtcaacaactcatatctctaggtttgaagaatataagatattatcgtctcatgatcactcgtgatagaatccatgaagtgattcaaataagcgtgggtttaatccaatactcgaatctcattccaggagcactcatgaatgttgcatcaacttttgttatgtctaaacactttagacatctaAAAGCCCAATTCACaaaagtcttgattcatacctacttccaaagtatgattgactgtggagagtttgaataacctagttattcgggaagtcaaaacatacaaagtgaaacacaagaacaatcgaatccaatatggtctcagaaataaaacaccttttatttaatcaccatattgattacacattattcattgcataacgtttcaaataatcaacttaatacttgatcTGAAACAATGGTCATGCCATGctacaagcatgcacactatgtttgtccaaacaatagttatgtcat containing:
- the LOC111915516 gene encoding protein CHROMATIN REMODELING 4: MKHLDQKMKNNESSTSDVINGNWVLKRKRKKTSFGPVKSNGNKQDSTPSDSHTSTSSKCKANKDNSSDHSPSKKKGNDGSYFECVICDLGGDLLCCDGCPKTYHIGCLDPPLKRIPNGKWRCPNCCSETNSVDVIEKPDPTSKRARTKVTIGKSKSKSKTSKTDKVSRILRSTGVKKKSSTKVKSFPLSPKVDLSAIDGSLENSSSFVDIKKEKETDLEETKSSTPEKVIELEKKEEKPKKKRVKDRSKEKKDVDVSEGSTKKSTKRKRKAPPLDDVEKKLPDGSRKREKTDLEVSETSKSKKKQKSVKHAKAKTKSLSKNDMGSKVGDIELKDKMELEEDANPSHESHESDKVIELMKDSVHAHEKMQQVDKVLGCRIQVLENKSTESEENGTSEKNENPTTPKVTDAEIPTEDTKNDESNSDQMILENDTGVEKMNAPMVNDSMEEKNDLDSLATDEIKNDTSASKSEDLAKNPEKIPIKESIEATKAGELPSVLESVEGKKKDLDLSPKSLSYEFLVKWVGKSNIHNTWVPESRLKVLAKRKLDNYKAKYGFTVINICEEQWKIPQRVIALHSSKESTEVFVKWTGLPYDECTWEKTDEPIIAKNSHLIDLFNQFERLAIEKDSDKGKSQQKSQQSDVINLTQQPKELGGQLFPHQLEALNWLRKCWHRGKNVILADEMGLGKTISACAFLSSLNFEFKARLPCLVLVPLSTMPNWMSEFSVWAPNLNVLEYHGCARARSLMRQFEWHANDSNKKTKSYKFNVLLTTYEMVLADSSHLRGVQWEVLVVDEGHRLKNSSSKLFSLLNTFSFNHRVLLTGTPLQNNIGEMYNLLNFLQPSSFPSLTSFEDRFNDLSTAEKVDELKKLVAPHMLRRLKKDAMTNIPPKTERMVPVELSKIQAEYYRAMLTKNYQVLRNIGKGIPQQSMLNIVMQLRKVCNHPYLIPGTEPESGTMEFLHDMRIKASAKLTLLHSMLKILKKEGHRVLIFSQMTKLLDILEDYLNIEFGRETFERVDGSVSIADRQMAISRFNNDKSRFVFLLSTRSCGLGINLATADTVIIYDSDFNPHADIQAMNRAHRIGQSKRLLVYRLVVRASVEERILQLAKKKLMLDQLFVNKSGSQKEVEDILRWGTEELFNDGLGQNGKDVGENNKVEEIVGEHKSRRKVGGLGDVYQDKCTDGNSMIVWDESAILKLLDRSNVDSVLTENGEAEENDMLGSVKSLDWNDESNEEQGGTESLVDVIDDATAQNLEKKEDNSGNVVEENEWDRLLRVRWEKYQSEEEAALGRGKRQRKAVSYREAYAPRPIETLENGGDEEPEPEPEREYTPAGRALKTKFTKLRARQKQRLAQRDAIKEALLAMEASGGGPHNNGLMWRSDQPITEKLPDDKPISKEGQNRNLLPVLGLCAPNATKLMESSSSSQKPNPKSSRKNKHSIGLEFPFHLAPCSNDTDTKSHLKIDENTLQQHGLPPHVLGKGVEASESSGGDALSHEKMVLPKVPFDESMMSKLSLQVKNLAHHHQQQHHHNHNHQQPEFFPSLSLGRSIGGGGESNSNLQDFCTIPFLPNLRFPQQELEAMGLPPMLGLGQFPPAFSSFPENHRKVLENIMMRTNTGSNNVLKRKLVKDFWSEDELDFLWIGVRRHGRGGWEAMLRDPRLKFSKFRTPEDLANRWEEEQVKILDLTGGQKKSNVAKSGKNPSFPSISDGMMKRALHRSRFASGPSGPPSFPPHLMDMKLGLDGPSTSGFDNLDPPPPPPPHRFQHGNSNFPPIPMWIPERFRGNFSGESSSSVGPTEPVLQNPFGPNTLGSLGLNGLGGVDLQKEPKFDVNVSNQEKDEIGGGGGGSENNNKLPHWLREAVNVNARPQESQLPPTVSAIAHSVRLLYGDEKPTIPPFVAPGLLPIPPKDPRRNLKKKKKSGGGGVHGGVQPPPDSEHGASTSGSQAVVTPPPPPPPSERESSWDEPDLNAPPPVVAEPQPSPPCSNPETKRSDIPVVVDSSPVVVDSSPVVVVVDDVSSEGTVSDDES